From Rhopalosiphum padi isolate XX-2018 chromosome 2, ASM2088224v1, whole genome shotgun sequence:
gtatcaatgtatcataaaataaactttgtatAATACAGGTTAATATACTGTCGTGCTTTTTGTTCTCTGATTAGGCTGGGGCCACACGAAAGTAATTAATGCGTACGTTACAACGGACGTACCTACTTTTTGAAGCGGGCACACGAACATCGATAACCTAACCGTTAAAAATTTGTCATCATAGAGTTTTGTATATGCTTGGtagtaaagaataatataagaaGTTATTACCACGCGGTTTTTTATGTTTGGTACCAGTTTGGTTCTTTATCACATTAATACATGAAACAAAAACggaatattaggtaataaaaaaaaataaataaattatgtacgatCATAATGCGAAGGTGTACAAAAAACTACGAGAAGATCCGGCAAAATGTTTAAACTACCTACTTCCGCATGTCAGTTAGATCATTTGACGAACTTTTATTGAATaccaataatgatattaaaataccgCTATGCGATCATACAGCCATATGCCCATATGGCCCGTCAATGTGTGATAAACTGATATATAAGGATGAGAAGGTATAGGAGGTAAAATTggcaataaatacaaaaaaaaaaactaaaatatgcatacaaattgttttatattattatactattaaatatctattatttttacttaacaattattattatttattaaattattttacaactaaaaaaataaatacatcatctatgtaaatcaatattaaatttgttgcattgaacatttgaatattttcaacaCATAACTAAACGACGAtcggatattattataactggaAACATttctataaatcaaaaaaatatttttatttttctaaatattgtgacactaatatttaattattattattttttcatacccCCAAATGATACACGGTAGGTACATTGTTTCATTGTAACAATCAATAACATTTGAAACTACAGGTTTTGTAATCAGTTCAATTATTATTCTGCCgggtaaatgtattaaaattaaaaacaaacataaatttactaaaaatgcatttatatgcacaaaaaatcattaatatgctattcttgaaaaatatgcaaaaaaggTTGTTCAAAGTAAAAacttacaaataaaacaaatttttaactcACCTACTTAgctattataaatagaatacatggaaaaaatatgcaatttcatATCCCTTTAGAGGGATTACTATAGTGATGATGTTGAGGTAAAGTAAGTAATTTTGTAGTAAAAGTTTCTcttataaagattattattttagtattttattttgaagtatattattaaaaagaaatatttaaaaaataataaaattaagtgtgtactatataataattgacgatattaaaattaaacttgtctagaaatacctattataatattatactttttcaattaaattatattagttgcGTAAAAATACGATTGTGAATTTGGATTTAGATAATGAAAACTTtctatgtttgtatattatattcatttgatAACTCATCATTAGAAAATTGGATTTTGCTCAATTTCATCGAATTTGTCTGCtccatatttttcaattagtacacatatttaactggaatttattaacatattaatatattattatcacagtcaatattatattatattatatgctttcatattaaaaaacttttaaatatttttattatattataatacttttaaaaaatattataagacacGTGTACAGGTGGTCGTCTGGATAAAAAAGTACGCCCATAATGTGACCACGTGGCTGACGTTCACATTTGAAACAACACAAATTTAATTTGGACGCTGATATATTCGACGTCCGGTTAAGAGGACATCACACACGCATGTGTTATCTCCGTATTACTAACGtatatcatagcaaatttgtgttcacCAGAACCAATTTTATGTTGTTActttgttagctttaatattggagTCCATTTACCcataatcaaacttaaaggtaagaatattatctaggaaatcacgtagatttttatttatattctcattttaaaatgatttatgagtattttaaagttttaatattgtatatagctTTAAATGAAAACATAGATAAAAGCCTACGAAAtagcttaaataattattattagttgataTTACCTTTAAgattgataataggtaaattgactccaaTATTTTTAAGCTAACGACATAAAATGAGTTCTgttgaacacaaatttgctatgatgtaggTACTTACGTTATagtaagacgaagacaacacatgcggatatGACGTCCTCTAAAAGTCTAAAAGCGCGTTACTCGTGTGCCCGTTCCCGTAACCCATAATTTACTACGACGCATGTGGCGCTTCATAATAGATACGACGCCGCGTATCGATGTATTTTCTATAATGGTGTGGCACTGTGGCCACAGCCTTTAAGTTAAACATAGGCTACATACATAGCATAGTATGTACAGATAAACTTCCGTAAATTGCCTTTATGTAGAATGTAGATCTTTTAGTCCAGTCCCGTCAAGACGTGGTGTGGTAAAAATTAagctttaatagtttaatacagtCATGTAATTAGCGGGCACTCTACATGacgatcaaaatataaatattttttgtacggtttttcccaattatttagaaaaatacacCATAAAGACGTATCCTAGATAGAAAAATGCCacattatttatgtaatcaACTTGATCTTATCGAACTTTTACGACAACACGATAAATACGGCGGGTCTATGAATTTTATCGTCAATGCATGTACTCGTATAATTATCAATAGAAAGTGTTTCAAAGTGCATAGTTTCTATGGTGTCTAAACGAGAACATCTAACTTTAGAAGAAAAAATCAAggtgttacatttttataaaaagtttaaaaatttaaaataagttacctGAACTGGGAGTAGCTAGTAATAAAGTTTTTACGTAATTTTCGAAATGTTAATTTGATTTAGTTACttctgattaaatttaaatgaatttcatataaatatagatttcaGTTTGTTTTAAGAACAttgcaaaatattttagatcCATTCTACGACTTTTCAGTTagtagttataactataataaatttgtctATATAGTGAAAttagtgaaattattaaatatttaaacttaacagCTGTACCGCGAAATACTCTCACGTGTAATTATAAACCATATACTCCCGTTGTCTTAGGTATACGGTATCATGCACCAAATCTAATTAATGAACCATTATGCACAAATGAAATtgactgataaatgataatccaTAGAAAACCACATTCGAAACGTAATGATTATATTGAAGTTGAAGTTAAAGTGAAGTTAGTAATGTTAGTATAgcttattattcaaattttaaaggtacctattatattagatatattattttatatatactagtatttttcataaattaatgtcTGGCAATAACAATTAATGCTATGTGCTTACTCAGGTAAAAAAAAgccgattaaaaattatatttataataatgaaaattggtTGTATTTAATCGTAAacgaaataacatttttttttttagttgatgaTACACTTAGTTAGTTACTGGTACACCAGCAGTGGTCGAATTATCGACTCCACATTCGTTTGTGCCTCGTTGGATTTTGAAAAGGCCACTGTCACCCCAATCTGCATTCCATGAGTTAACCATAAGCCAATATGGCACTCCGAATTCTTCACCCCATCCAATCAATTTCACAGCATGTCCTCCTAAGTATGAAGCATTTTCCGATCGAATGTAAACTcctataagaatttaaataaattgattttaacaagtttaaaaatcataataaattattcaaacaataacttatttaaatgtataaaagttcACTACAGCTATAATCTGAGCTTACCGGATTTGTAACTGGGGAAATCGTCATAAACATCAAAAGATGCTTCAATGGGACCATAAGCTAAAACGTCCTTTTGGATACTGCCGTATGTGAGGTAATACGAGTCTCTTGctgtaatcataattattttggtaaaaatcacattataataatatattgaataatattaatattcatgtataatatattataaagaaaccATACTGTATCTATGATCGCTATCAAAATCAAGTTCCTGATCTCCGTAACATATCCTTGTGCATCTGTGATTTCCTTCCCTCGGTTTACCAGCGCAAGTATTGTTTCCAAACTCGTCGGAGGGGCAAGGAGGGACTCTATATGGTTCACAACCCtgaaaatacacaaaataataataaacactatacatgGGTACGTGCATTTAaacactttaatataaataattatctcttACCTCTCCTGATTTATAATCTCCTCCAGTAACCAAACCGTGTTCCTTAAAACGTTCCCAAGCTTTAATTGGGTTACCTCCGTTGCATCCAAAACCACATTTATGACAACAGAATGTTAATTCTTCTGCGGATAACAGTTGATTAAAATCTCCATTTGTAGCTACACATAAACGGTCAGCAAATGCTGAACTTGTTGCTACTGCCTAACAaagaaataataagaaaattaatattttagttttgtcaCCGgctaacttataatatatttgatgtaaaatatataaatatactacagGCATACCCAACACGATCCGCAATTTCCTTGATCTCTGATTGCTCcaattgttttacaatttttccattttttcctCGCATCGAATTTCTTTGGGATTCTGCCAAACAAGTTATCGTAGGCGTTGTCTTCTGATTTGTACATGTTGTAGTTAACTTTGTTTGGAATTTGTACTCCTTTGGATCCTAAGAGTTTTAAGATGTTTTCTTTCGGTGTATTTGGATCGAAGTTGACACCGGCCTAATGtatgtaggtaaataaaaagtcaatataaaatattaataggtaccttttatagttttattttatatttatataaaaattgaattattattttaataataattttaattttaattatacaagcaTATAACAGTCAATAGAGGCTAACACAACGATTCTTACTATATGACGTCAatacaaataggtataataaaataaaatattcttatatccAGCGCCACGGTCGTGGCGCgagctaagtaaaaaaaataaaagcggCGGCACGACAGTGTATATTATCTCGAAGCAGGAGTTTCCCATTAAAACCGTGTAAATTTCGGTGTTTTTTGTCAGAtgagataattaattatctactgAATCAATTTATACCTAGTAAATTGCAAAACATGAGAAAAATCATGCAGATGATCCTtttgtaaaaatcataaaaatcgtACAGTtagaaattaagttattaaaggaaacgtgaaacatttttaatgaaaaattatattgaaatctgGAATCACGGCGGCCGCTTCTCCCGTTGTCGTGCCGACCGGCCTCCACTCACGATCCCCCACTCCCAGTCAACCCTCCCGGTCACCCACTACTATGTACTACTATGTCACTACTATACGGCCTCAcactattatgtgtattatcTATGGCTACGTCGCATTTGAGCATTTCATTATTACTACttcatgttaatattttatgtttcatttcGTTATCGTCGTCAGCCTGCAGTAGACGCGCACGTTCCGTTCTTTGCATTGCTGCTCATAGCGTGTTGTCTAGTCTGTCTTATCTaatattaaaccatttaaaatacGTGCATAGTACATGTTGTCTATTTGTCTCATAGCTTTTAGTTATTGACGCTGGACTTACGCTGTACATGCTTTTTATGTTACGTGTCGTTATTggtcattatttaattacccTAAACGTTACACTGTAGACATAGAGCTGTCAGTTGTCACAGTTAAACTGTGTTCGCAGTATTCGCACTGCGCGTACGGCTCACGCTGGACTTGTCCGGTGTATTCCGTTTTAAACTGTGTTCGCACCTCGCGTATAACTgaccaataatttataaaccgtttagtacctattactacgtactacgtattattattggcAATCATTGCTGTTAAAATAGtccgtattaaattattttcgtacCTCGCGTACGACACACTGGActtgcaaattaaaatataaattaaaaaaaaaaacataatgtatcattaatatctttgtcAACAACATCTTTAAAAGTTGATGAAAAAACGTATAGTATATGTTCTGCGATTTGTCATCACGGGGAATCATTACATCATGGTCATTAtacaagtttaataaaaaaatcaaatctttGGTTCAGATGTAATGATCTCACTTCTAATAAAGAAAGATGGCCTAGAGGTGGCAAAGACATTTATATGCTAATCCTCGAGaagcaaaattaataaaagtgtattgaggtataaatgataaaaattggtGATATCAAAACAAAAACCCTCCGTCTAACTACGTGTAAAAAttagctaagtaaaaaaaagaagaaaaaaaatcaaaaaaaaaaacattgtataaccaaaacatttttcacaTAAAACCAGTAATTTCAAAGCACTATAAAGATgtgatatcataaataaatgctaAGTAAActgaatttaagtatatttagtctgtttcgataatttatttacttggcgaggaaatattagtattaatatagaGTACACAGTGTTATTATTGGTTGTAgagtattattttgattagtaTAGAAATGTtcactgtaatatttttaatttataatgtcttATTGTCTAATTATTCATCCAGCGCCACGGTTCTTATATTGTATCGTatgaagtaaaaaatttcctcgccaagtaaataaattatcgaaacagactaaatatacttaaattcagTTTACTtagcatttatttatgatatcacATCTTTATAGTGCTTTGAAATTACTGGTTTTAtgtgaaaaatgttttggttatacaatgtttttttttttgattttttttcttcttttttttacttagctaaTTTTTACACGTAGTTAGACGGAGggtttttgttttgatattattataacctaataATAAATCAGGCCGGCTGTCAAGAATCTATcgttaaaaatcttttttgtatgtgcaataattatcattgaatttcaattaaaatgcaCCGACtacatgataaatataatgtattatgtattatcattattttcattttgtattattattattatttatcagttcATTTGACACATTACAATTTATTGCCATTGCCTTCTCAATAACGAAGTACACTGGAAATCTATTATAAAGCAAGACATCTTCtccagttttttttatatttgaaattattattataagttgacATTTGTATGGTTTGATtggatttatgtattattagtataataatgtgctatactttttaaattttaggacATTAGGTGTAAAAGagaaattatttatgatgtcttaacttatttatatatattaatatttgtgtctatcaatttaaaaacctttctatttaatattccatggattaaaaataaaaataaagattaattttatactgtaatgttattaaaaaaaatatcgtatagACTTTCATCACCATTCACTGCAGGtgagtatttattttcataataaaattgatttattttatcgtcaatttgtattttttactttttgactattatgtattatctacCTCGCTACGAcgctattgtataataatttgcacTGAATAAAGATAATTCTCgtaatcgtaaatataataatatactaatattataatatggtgtattagtgttcaatattttagtttaaaattttaaaatttaaatattaattagaacgacacttataataaatattgtcataCGTAATCAGAATTACTATTGTACAACctgttgacattttaataatgtgatatttGTATAGTTGTTCACCCTCCCCTTCTCAATTTATTCAATCTAACTTAACCTTATGGAGTATCccgcattttaaatttatctctaTTTACATCcttctatattttatgtttctattaaacatttctaaaggctattatttttaatataggaggtacctatataaacattataactttaaaactatTTGTTCGAATTTAcaacaaaagtttaaaaaaaaaagaaagaagttTGAATCACCACAGAACACTCCTTAAGTATTACaaacaatttcataaatttgaaaataaattatagcctAGACttctagtttatttaaaaatttcaaaaataagaatTGGGTGAatcatttgtataaaatataataatatattgtacaacttACCTTCCATGTTGTTgctttttcattgattttatttatgtaatcttCTTCCAAAAAGTAAGCTTGTTCGGTCATATAGACACTGAGCAAAATCACAGACAATAAAATGAATACCCTAGCCattattgaatacttttttgtttaaatatattaaaaaagaaaatgacTTACAACATCCACTGTTGCAGTCTGCTGATGCAACTATGTAATGAGATTAATTTCCCAAATATCTAccgtatttatactattatacacatCTCGGGATACTCGAATGAAATACTTCATATTTTATCCGTGAGTTTTTCTTAGAAGAAtctatcaaatattttcaagtgttttaattataaataaaaactaatgttttttttttaaataactggtTTTTTACGCTTGTACATTTATCAGGCTTCTGCAAAGTTTTATTACCTAATCTAAAAAAGACATTGTAAAGTAAATACTttcataaataggtattttattatctgatattaacttttttgttagaaatatatttatgtatggaaAAATAACAAGGTACTCTGTAAGATGTTAATAAGTTAACTCACTACGTCTTAATGtacgtgttatttttttatgttagaatatatatatatatatatctttaatattttaatatacgtaatatagtagaatagttcaaatattatttcattaaagttaaatatagaGCAAAAAATTAATGATGGATTTTGTATTCATCGTTTTAGATTATTGAAGTTTGTCAATTTCTCATTGGGAAAGGGGAATAACAATCATATCTCAGAGAACATATACATGATGCCCAGGGCTGAACTTAAGGGTCTCAAGGCCTCAAGGCAGCTACTAAAGAAGGGcccttttaaatatatattaataaaaactgcttttaatttgaatatattcaacatacttagataaaacaaatattatacatatatcattatcataattataaaataaatattataagattataatatcattttttataaacataaaagaacagatttataaaaaaaataattaacacatttttacaCGACGAGCTTTTTGTTCTGCGAAAGTACGTATTACTTCACTGTAGTCCATTCTTTGCATTATACCTTCTGAATCAATGTATAACATGGTGAGTGAAGTAAGTCTTTTTTCCTCGGTATTTGatcttaaatcataaataatttttttaagagccGAAAATGACCGTTTTGCTGAGCAGTTTGATACAGGGGTACTCAACAGCATCTTATAACCAATATTCCTAAaggtatttgaataaatgtcTAAAAAACCGTTTCTAGGATAAATTTATATAGCTTCAGCtacctttttttcttttgttgttTACCTGAGGGCCCCGGGAAGGCAAAGGCTCCTAAGCAGCTGCCTAGTTTGCCTATGAGGAATTTCGGCCCTTATAATGCCTAAATGTATCACTGGTTATAACATTgctgacttataaattataatatataaatattataaattataaattataatacctctACTATAGGATATAGCCGCCACtgttcatttatatataacgttttcttgtaaacaaaaaataattgtttaataaactacacatatgacataataatatacaatcaatGATTTAAGAGTcacattattaactaaaaattaacttttaatgaacacatttataaaataagaaaagaatAAAGCTTTATGAGAACTGTAGACTTTGTCAAACGATGTTGCTctgatattaaaaatcaacttaCATTGAAAAGAATGTATTACTCTAATAAATTCTCTAAAatgattcaaaacatttttatgtgttttttttttgtctcaaaaatgtattacatgctAGAGATTAGcatttttacaatacaattttaggtatatgtttttttaaatatcgctATTAAAAGATCGtagaaagtattaaaattactaaatatctcttaaataaattagtaaataaacaaaaaacataataggtacttacaataaaatatataaagacattattataatttatattattgttatagttataatattatagttttaaactattataacaaTTGTATTCTACATTCaccaaataatagtttaaaatgtttaaatacttaatgtCCTCCGTTAACCCTGTTGATATCAATACTTTTAAGTgctaatctaatatataattgtatgtgatttaaaataattattctgcaTTATATTATCGAAATCGAATTGTCCATTATggc
This genomic window contains:
- the LOC132922904 gene encoding cathepsin B-like — protein: MARVFILLSVILLSVYMTEQAYFLEEDYINKINEKATTWKAGVNFDPNTPKENILKLLGSKGVQIPNKVNYNMYKSEDNAYDNLFGRIPKKFDARKKWKNCKTIGAIRDQGNCGSCWAVATSSAFADRLCVATNGDFNQLLSAEELTFCCHKCGFGCNGGNPIKAWERFKEHGLVTGGDYKSGEGCEPYRVPPCPSDEFGNNTCAGKPREGNHRCTRICYGDQELDFDSDHRYTRDSYYLTYGSIQKDVLAYGPIEASFDVYDDFPSYKSGVYIRSENASYLGGHAVKLIGWGEEFGVPYWLMVNSWNADWGDSGLFKIQRGTNECGVDNSTTAGVPVTN